One window of Polyangiaceae bacterium genomic DNA carries:
- a CDS encoding anti-sigma factor produces MSDLTPQAERACDHALGLLDEADERAFLASLDDPHSPTDFELAAAELELGVLGLGGVNAERIPEELEKRLEAAATAYGWALTAAPANLSQGAPDASQTKSRAGVPGAGFDWGRYLGWAAAAVALLVTAAVLSQRPTEPVAALPPQVPSVEPVVDAAPPPTPVEERQALLEGGQAVKLSWSATKDEAASGASGDVVWSGARQVGYMRFKGLKPNDPKEAQYQLWIFAKGQDERYPVDGGVFDVDSSGEVVVAIDPKLHVDEPTLFAVTVEKPGGVVVSKRERIVLTAAAGG; encoded by the coding sequence GTGAGCGACCTGACACCGCAAGCGGAACGCGCGTGTGACCACGCGCTGGGGCTCCTCGACGAAGCAGACGAGCGAGCATTCCTGGCCTCGCTCGATGACCCGCACTCCCCGACAGATTTCGAACTCGCTGCAGCAGAGCTGGAACTCGGCGTGCTGGGTTTGGGGGGAGTGAACGCGGAGCGAATCCCCGAGGAACTGGAGAAGCGCCTCGAGGCAGCAGCAACGGCCTATGGATGGGCCCTGACCGCGGCGCCGGCCAACCTGAGCCAAGGTGCACCAGACGCAAGTCAGACGAAGTCCCGAGCAGGGGTGCCTGGAGCCGGCTTTGACTGGGGGCGTTACCTTGGCTGGGCTGCCGCAGCGGTTGCGTTGCTCGTGACGGCGGCCGTGCTGAGTCAGCGACCGACAGAGCCCGTCGCGGCATTGCCGCCTCAAGTGCCGAGCGTCGAACCCGTGGTCGACGCCGCGCCTCCTCCAACTCCCGTGGAAGAGCGCCAGGCGCTGCTCGAAGGGGGTCAGGCGGTGAAGCTGAGCTGGAGCGCGACGAAGGACGAAGCTGCGAGCGGCGCGTCGGGTGATGTGGTGTGGAGTGGTGCGCGTCAGGTTGGTTACATGCGCTTCAAGGGCCTGAAGCCCAATGACCCCAAAGAGGCGCAGTATCAGCTCTGGATCTTCGCCAAGGGCCAAGACGAACGCTACCCGGTGGACGGCGGCGTCTTCGACGTGGACTCCAGTGGGGAAGTGGTGGTCGCCATCGACCCCAAGCTGCATGTGGATGAACCTACCCTCTTCGCGGTTACCGTGGAGAAACCTGGTGGTGTCGTGGTGTCGAAGCGTGAGCGAATCGTGCTGACCGCGGCTGCAGGGGGCTGA
- a CDS encoding MBL fold metallo-hydrolase, which translates to MQRSSMVREGRFHNALPMRDDMWLATKKWLAGAENREPNVALPIEQRTRADYAAHPGSGLRVSWFGHSSMLIEIDGKRVLTDPVWGRASPSNLFGPKRFFAPPIALEELPELDAIVLSHDHYDHLDAETVVALARLSRAPFIVPLGVGAHLEYWGIEAERIRELEWWQETIVDDLRLVCTPARHFSGRGFLDRNTTLWGSFCLIGREHRAFFSGDTGMFPGFAEIGERLGPFDVTLIESGAYDAAWADVHIGPEQAVLAHQLLRGKVLMPVHWGTFNLALHPWTEPAERIVAASRSAGIQSVIPRPGGRFEPASVPRFERWWPELPWRSADAAPVRSSGIEEWLAELGVESVSTSVRAPSPELGIDPAR; encoded by the coding sequence ATTCAGCGCTCGTCGATGGTTCGTGAGGGGCGCTTTCACAACGCACTACCCATGCGTGACGACATGTGGCTCGCCACCAAGAAGTGGCTGGCTGGCGCAGAGAATCGCGAACCGAACGTTGCTCTACCAATCGAGCAGCGGACGCGCGCAGACTACGCGGCGCACCCGGGCAGCGGGCTCCGCGTGTCGTGGTTTGGTCACTCGTCGATGTTGATCGAAATCGACGGTAAGCGGGTGTTGACCGACCCGGTGTGGGGGCGCGCGTCGCCGTCGAATCTGTTTGGACCGAAGCGCTTCTTTGCTCCACCCATCGCGCTCGAAGAGCTGCCGGAGCTCGATGCGATTGTCTTGAGTCACGATCACTACGACCACCTGGACGCGGAGACCGTCGTCGCGCTCGCGCGCCTGAGCCGCGCACCGTTCATCGTACCCCTCGGGGTGGGGGCGCATCTCGAGTACTGGGGCATCGAGGCAGAGCGGATCCGCGAGCTCGAGTGGTGGCAAGAGACGATTGTCGATGATCTACGTCTTGTGTGCACGCCCGCCCGGCACTTCTCTGGGCGCGGCTTCCTGGATCGTAACACCACGCTGTGGGGTAGCTTCTGCCTGATCGGTCGGGAACACCGGGCCTTCTTCAGTGGCGACACGGGGATGTTTCCGGGCTTCGCGGAAATCGGTGAGCGGCTCGGTCCGTTCGACGTGACGTTGATCGAGTCGGGCGCCTACGATGCGGCGTGGGCGGACGTGCACATTGGCCCCGAGCAAGCCGTGCTGGCGCATCAGCTGCTACGTGGAAAGGTGCTGATGCCGGTGCATTGGGGCACGTTCAACCTCGCCTTGCATCCGTGGACCGAGCCCGCGGAGCGAATCGTCGCGGCAAGTCGTTCCGCGGGGATTCAAAGCGTGATCCCGCGTCCAGGGGGTCGCTTCGAGCCCGCGTCGGTTCCCCGCTTCGAGCGCTGGTGGCCTGAGTTGCCATGGCGGAGTGCGGACGCGGCTCCAGTGCGCTCGTCGGGCATCGAGGAGTGGCTGGCAGAGCTCGGAGTCGAGTCGGTTTCGACCTCCGTGCGAGCGCCCTCGCCGGAGCTGGGCATCGACCCCGCGCGCTAG
- a CDS encoding RMD1 family protein encodes MVASVADPPPNVGHPADVSVQAILLGERIDVQRLDGERLASGAVLLGSEAAPSAIVFRHGTVVCFDLSSTEQNALIARLQHQVKDAFSDLEREGVTLKICEETQLKVSDPLTLPNRSLEVLLVVADVLAKSVSLARSESRIGATFERIEPLAVHLERTGKVDRRSSELVRQVAAMLLIEHRMVGRLEIADKPELLWERPDLERLYLALADEFELSERDVVLKRKLTLLNRSAELFLNLLNEKRSLRVEWYIVALIVVEIGLSVYDLLARG; translated from the coding sequence ATGGTTGCGTCAGTGGCAGACCCGCCTCCCAACGTCGGTCACCCAGCGGACGTTTCGGTTCAAGCGATCCTACTCGGTGAACGCATCGATGTTCAGCGCCTCGATGGGGAACGCTTGGCGTCTGGCGCCGTGTTGCTTGGGAGCGAAGCAGCGCCGAGTGCCATCGTGTTCCGCCACGGCACGGTCGTGTGCTTCGACCTGTCGAGCACTGAGCAGAACGCGCTCATCGCGCGCCTACAGCACCAGGTCAAGGATGCATTCTCAGACCTAGAGCGCGAGGGCGTGACGCTTAAAATCTGTGAGGAAACTCAGCTCAAGGTTTCGGATCCGCTGACCTTGCCCAACCGTAGTCTCGAGGTACTGCTAGTGGTCGCAGACGTGCTCGCAAAGAGCGTGAGCCTCGCGCGCTCTGAGTCTCGGATCGGAGCGACTTTCGAGCGCATCGAGCCGCTCGCTGTGCACCTAGAACGCACTGGCAAGGTCGACCGACGATCCTCCGAGTTGGTGCGTCAGGTCGCCGCCATGTTACTCATCGAACATCGAATGGTCGGTCGGCTCGAGATCGCCGACAAGCCTGAACTGCTCTGGGAGCGACCGGATCTCGAGCGCTTGTATCTTGCCCTCGCCGACGAATTCGAACTGAGTGAACGCGACGTCGTGCTGAAGCGCAAGCTCACGCTCTTGAACCGAAGCGCCGAGTTGTTCCTGAACTTGCTCAACGAGAAGCGCTCACTGCGTGTCGAGTGGTACATCGTCGCATTGATCGTGGTCGAAATCGGCTTGAGCGTGTACGACTTGCTAGCTCGCGGTTGA
- a CDS encoding sigma-70 family RNA polymerase sigma factor produces the protein MTALAADTALNQLVSDPQMRVALKAYARRRGLQEEAEDVVQAVLCAAVAAPNVPSEAEALPRWIHGILRRKVADVFRQRRRSPAAEVVDLESPASGLGAQAFEARDVLRRIDDELTEPRQRHALSWLLREHAGESLLEIARQEAVSPENLRQRICRLRRLLRAQYVVPFVVLLALGATSWRELAPQVTNTQLIAPAARPFAGRWRVEHVRGGDAALVGVIVEVNAGGVALKTPEGVEFKHFELVQEGDALFVASGEKRWRVELARSGPRTVSIGSELGSADLRQLP, from the coding sequence ATGACCGCCCTCGCCGCAGACACCGCCCTGAACCAGCTCGTCAGCGATCCCCAGATGCGCGTCGCGCTCAAGGCCTACGCGCGGCGCCGTGGACTGCAGGAGGAAGCAGAAGACGTCGTCCAAGCGGTCTTGTGCGCTGCCGTGGCTGCTCCCAACGTGCCGAGCGAGGCAGAGGCTCTTCCCCGCTGGATTCACGGGATCCTGCGCCGCAAGGTGGCGGACGTGTTTCGTCAGCGACGGCGCTCACCAGCCGCGGAGGTCGTCGATCTCGAGTCGCCTGCTTCCGGCTTGGGCGCCCAAGCCTTCGAGGCGCGGGACGTCTTGCGGCGCATCGACGATGAGCTGACGGAACCGCGTCAGCGGCACGCATTGAGCTGGCTGTTGCGCGAACATGCAGGTGAAAGCCTGCTGGAAATTGCGCGGCAGGAGGCTGTTTCCCCAGAGAACCTGCGTCAGCGCATCTGTCGCTTGCGCCGACTCCTACGCGCCCAATATGTCGTGCCGTTCGTGGTGTTGCTGGCGCTCGGGGCAACCAGCTGGCGCGAGCTTGCTCCCCAAGTCACCAACACTCAGCTCATCGCTCCGGCAGCGCGACCTTTCGCTGGGCGCTGGCGTGTGGAGCACGTCCGGGGCGGCGACGCGGCGTTGGTTGGTGTCATCGTGGAGGTGAACGCGGGCGGCGTGGCCCTGAAGACGCCTGAAGGTGTGGAGTTCAAGCACTTCGAATTGGTTCAGGAAGGGGACGCTCTCTTCGTCGCTTCAGGGGAAAAACGCTGGCGCGTGGAGCTCGCACGCTCGGGGCCGCGAACAGTGAGCATTGGCAGCGAGCTGGGTAGCGCGGACCTCCGTCAGTTGCCGTGA
- a CDS encoding fasciclin domain-containing protein — MRTAFLTPKPEEPTFDCRTPGGARLVRRPDRSLASLIREESRLSHFGRCLLATGLFEDLDEGGSYTVFAPLDSAFELSPTAFEGWFARETTSLLFDVAEFHVTRGIWSEPPPPGRVPSLEGRSLTLEWASDRLLVNRQALVQETWLAKNGLLHLTDKLLIPSGIQLEPDGSLAAEAGDRPSGMRLVYPSAAENLGVARQFE, encoded by the coding sequence GTGCGCACGGCTTTCCTCACCCCCAAACCCGAAGAACCCACGTTTGACTGCCGAACTCCAGGCGGGGCGCGCTTGGTTCGGCGCCCGGACCGCTCACTGGCCAGCCTCATCCGCGAGGAGTCGCGGCTGAGCCACTTTGGCCGATGCTTGCTGGCGACTGGGCTGTTCGAGGATCTGGACGAGGGGGGCAGCTACACCGTGTTTGCTCCCTTGGACTCCGCGTTTGAGCTTTCTCCGACAGCCTTTGAAGGTTGGTTCGCCCGCGAGACCACGAGCCTTCTATTCGATGTGGCGGAGTTCCACGTGACTCGTGGCATCTGGTCGGAGCCTCCACCCCCTGGCCGCGTTCCGAGCCTGGAAGGACGTTCCCTGACACTTGAGTGGGCATCCGACCGTCTGCTCGTGAATCGACAGGCGTTGGTTCAGGAGACCTGGCTAGCCAAGAACGGCCTCTTGCACCTGACCGACAAGCTACTCATTCCCTCAGGGATCCAACTCGAACCCGATGGGAGCTTGGCCGCTGAGGCCGGCGATCGACCCAGCGGAATGCGGCTCGTTTACCCGTCGGCTGCAGAGAACTTGGGTGTGGCGCGCCAGTTTGAGTAG
- a CDS encoding PAS domain S-box protein, whose protein sequence is MTGTTPQGAHTDSWFRLIVEGAPTAMLMVDAERRITLVNQGAEDLFGYTRDELLDSLIEVLLPERFAGQHPELVESFFACPRSRAMGAGRELFAKRKDGSEVAVEIGLSPLDTPDGKFTLATITDITERRRAEAKFRLVVEAAPNAMVLADSKGKITLVNRRTEDLFGYARSELIGQPLETLVPTRYRERHPELVSEFLKQPQARAMGAGRDLFGQRKDGSEFPIEIGLNPFESEEGTFTLAAIIDITTRKNKDDELMRSNAELEQFAYVASHDLQEPLRMVATYTELLAKRYSGQLDDKADRYIHYAVDGARRMQQLVSDVLAYSRVGSQGKPLVLVDSGKVCRRVLAVLGVSVVEAQADVVVGELPVVWADEGQLEQLFQNLLGNALKFRSEEPRIEVSAERVAGEWLFRVADNGIGIDPQFASRVFQMFQRLHGRERYSGSGIGLSIAKRIVERHGGNIWLDSSVAQGTTFCFTLQAAPLAEEK, encoded by the coding sequence ATGACCGGGACGACGCCGCAAGGTGCTCACACAGATAGCTGGTTCCGCTTGATCGTGGAGGGAGCGCCCACGGCCATGCTGATGGTGGACGCGGAAAGGCGCATCACCCTGGTGAACCAGGGCGCGGAAGATCTCTTCGGCTACACTCGGGATGAACTCCTGGACAGCCTGATCGAGGTGCTCTTGCCCGAGCGCTTCGCGGGGCAGCACCCAGAGCTGGTTGAGAGCTTCTTTGCTTGTCCTCGCTCACGCGCGATGGGTGCGGGGCGAGAGCTATTTGCCAAGCGCAAGGATGGCAGCGAGGTTGCGGTCGAGATCGGTCTGAGTCCGCTCGATACCCCCGATGGCAAGTTCACCCTAGCCACGATCACGGACATCACCGAGCGACGTCGGGCTGAAGCGAAGTTTCGCTTGGTCGTCGAGGCCGCACCCAATGCCATGGTGCTGGCCGACTCCAAGGGGAAGATCACACTGGTCAACCGTCGAACCGAGGATCTCTTCGGCTATGCGCGGAGCGAGCTCATCGGGCAGCCGTTAGAGACCCTCGTGCCGACTCGCTACCGTGAGCGTCACCCCGAGCTCGTCTCGGAGTTTCTCAAGCAGCCTCAAGCGCGCGCGATGGGGGCCGGGCGCGACCTATTTGGACAGCGCAAAGATGGCAGTGAGTTCCCTATCGAAATCGGACTGAATCCGTTTGAGTCCGAAGAGGGCACGTTCACGCTTGCTGCGATCATTGATATTACCACAAGGAAAAATAAGGACGATGAGCTCATGCGAAGCAACGCTGAGCTCGAACAGTTCGCGTACGTCGCGTCCCACGATCTGCAGGAACCGTTGCGAATGGTCGCGACCTACACCGAGCTGCTGGCGAAGCGCTACTCGGGTCAGCTCGACGACAAGGCGGATCGCTACATTCACTACGCCGTCGATGGCGCGCGTCGCATGCAGCAGCTGGTCTCCGACGTGCTCGCCTACTCTCGCGTCGGGTCCCAAGGTAAGCCGCTTGTCCTAGTGGACTCAGGGAAGGTGTGTCGTCGGGTGCTTGCGGTGCTTGGTGTGAGTGTTGTCGAGGCGCAAGCGGACGTCGTGGTGGGTGAGCTCCCAGTCGTCTGGGCGGACGAAGGGCAGCTCGAGCAGCTCTTTCAGAACTTGTTGGGCAACGCCCTCAAGTTTCGTTCGGAAGAGCCGCGCATCGAGGTCTCGGCGGAGCGCGTGGCGGGCGAGTGGCTTTTCAGGGTGGCGGACAACGGGATTGGTATCGATCCGCAGTTCGCTTCACGGGTGTTTCAAATGTTCCAGCGCCTCCACGGCCGAGAGCGCTACTCCGGTAGTGGCATCGGGCTCTCCATCGCGAAGCGCATCGTGGAGCGCCATGGTGGCAACATCTGGCTCGACAGCTCCGTCGCTCAGGGCACCACGTTTTGCTTTACGCTCCAAGCGGCGCCCCTCGCGGAGGAGAAGTGA
- a CDS encoding response regulator: MSKHKLLIVEDNPGDVDLVLDSLTAGAYDITVLNDGHAAIRYLRREAEYAAVHTPDLILLDLNLPKLGGVDVLAAMALNDDLRSIPTVVLTSSDAERDVADSYRLGANCYVRKPGDLHSYQAAVQAIEEFWFSAVRLP, from the coding sequence GTGAGCAAACACAAGCTCTTGATCGTGGAAGACAACCCAGGCGACGTGGACCTGGTCTTGGACAGCCTGACGGCGGGTGCCTACGACATCACCGTGCTCAACGATGGGCACGCCGCGATTCGCTATCTACGGCGCGAGGCTGAGTATGCCGCTGTCCATACGCCTGACTTGATCTTGCTGGACCTGAATTTGCCCAAGCTGGGCGGGGTGGATGTGCTCGCAGCGATGGCTCTGAACGATGACCTCAGAAGCATTCCCACCGTGGTGCTCACCTCATCGGATGCCGAACGCGATGTGGCAGATAGCTACCGTTTGGGCGCGAATTGCTACGTGCGCAAGCCCGGCGACCTGCACAGCTACCAAGCCGCCGTCCAGGCGATCGAGGAGTTCTGGTTTTCCGCCGTGCGCCTCCCATGA
- a CDS encoding endonuclease/exonuclease/phosphatase family protein: protein MRVVSWNVWGVPFVSDAREARMSSVGPALGALRPNVVLLQELWSEADAERVISDLAAAGLKHQVHDASARFAAYGCSGLLIAADRPLHEVARIDYELGRWPHTPYHLDWLSRKAALAVTIEVGDRRVQLVNTHWQAAYRTGNYAPVRLAQSIELADWLRERPAQHALVAGDFNVEPGEHATDWLSDQLKLNEVTGGEGLDRIFTAGMQIAEARQALSESVNLDDGQRMALSDHPAWVADLVLQDTRAENGPGEWRGTLAGQLTQEGRTLRRQLWVARVLAMLGGLLLLRGLFAGWVSSQSKRGGGVGWFGRRRPAVRRALVLATVLGTAYAAYFALGYGPAQARGVEHALARLSGGSP, encoded by the coding sequence TTGCGCGTCGTCAGTTGGAACGTGTGGGGTGTGCCCTTCGTGTCCGACGCCCGCGAGGCGCGCATGAGCAGTGTCGGCCCCGCACTTGGGGCGCTGCGCCCCAACGTCGTGTTGCTCCAGGAGCTTTGGAGTGAAGCCGACGCCGAGCGGGTGATCTCCGACCTGGCCGCCGCCGGTCTCAAGCATCAAGTACACGATGCTTCCGCACGGTTTGCGGCTTACGGCTGCAGCGGTCTGTTGATCGCTGCGGACCGCCCGCTGCATGAGGTCGCTCGGATCGACTACGAGCTGGGGCGCTGGCCACACACGCCTTATCACCTCGACTGGCTCAGCCGGAAGGCGGCCCTGGCTGTGACGATTGAGGTCGGCGACCGGCGGGTGCAGCTGGTGAACACCCACTGGCAAGCCGCGTACCGCACGGGTAACTACGCTCCCGTAAGGCTTGCTCAGTCCATCGAGCTCGCCGACTGGCTGAGAGAGCGCCCCGCACAGCACGCGCTAGTTGCAGGCGACTTCAACGTCGAGCCCGGGGAGCACGCCACGGATTGGCTGAGCGATCAGCTCAAGCTGAATGAGGTTACGGGCGGTGAAGGCCTGGACCGCATCTTCACCGCAGGGATGCAGATCGCCGAAGCGCGCCAGGCACTCAGCGAGAGCGTGAACCTCGATGATGGTCAGCGCATGGCCCTGTCCGATCACCCGGCGTGGGTAGCCGACCTGGTTCTCCAAGATACCCGCGCGGAAAATGGCCCAGGCGAATGGCGAGGGACGCTGGCCGGTCAGCTCACCCAAGAAGGTCGTACGCTGCGTCGGCAGTTGTGGGTCGCTCGGGTGCTCGCGATGCTAGGCGGCCTGCTGCTTCTGCGTGGGTTGTTCGCCGGATGGGTGAGTTCTCAGAGCAAGAGGGGGGGAGGGGTCGGCTGGTTTGGGCGCAGGCGGCCCGCCGTGCGCCGCGCCCTGGTCCTCGCAACCGTCCTGGGCACGGCGTACGCCGCGTACTTCGCTTTGGGCTACGGTCCCGCTCAGGCGCGTGGCGTCGAGCATGCTCTCGCGCGCCTCAGCGGCGGGAGTCCGTAG
- a CDS encoding sigma-70 family RNA polymerase sigma factor has translation MGTLLERVALGDRAAVSQCVREFGPLVWALVARRLGRGADAEDLVQEILLEVWRNASRYEPERSSEATFVAVIARRRLIDRLRRRAARPEDATVDLELPSEQQRQMEASVDARRVLEELDTFPEDQKRVLMLAVVNGLSHGEIAEQTALPLGTVKTHVRRGLNRIRERLRSKSSEPRQATASAEEEL, from the coding sequence GTGGGTACGCTGCTTGAACGTGTAGCGTTGGGGGATCGCGCAGCGGTCTCCCAGTGCGTCCGCGAATTCGGCCCACTCGTTTGGGCACTCGTTGCACGGCGTCTTGGCCGAGGTGCTGACGCTGAGGACCTGGTGCAGGAGATCCTGCTCGAGGTCTGGCGCAACGCATCCCGCTATGAGCCGGAGCGCTCGAGTGAAGCGACCTTCGTCGCGGTGATCGCGCGCCGCCGATTGATCGATCGTTTGCGACGTCGCGCCGCGCGCCCAGAGGATGCGACGGTCGACCTGGAGCTGCCAAGTGAGCAGCAGCGCCAGATGGAAGCGAGCGTGGACGCACGCAGGGTACTGGAGGAGCTGGATACTTTCCCTGAGGATCAGAAAAGAGTGCTGATGTTGGCGGTGGTGAACGGGCTAAGTCACGGCGAAATCGCGGAGCAAACCGCGTTGCCGCTCGGTACGGTGAAGACCCATGTGCGACGGGGTCTGAATCGTATCCGAGAGCGCTTGCGCTCCAAGAGTTCAGAGCCACGTCAAGCGACTGCCAGCGCGGAGGAGGAGCTGTGA
- a CDS encoding glycosyltransferase, which translates to MDLSVVVPVFREAASIPELAQRCAAAARATGLEFELVFVDDASGDESAAVIRDLPASLQARVLELAQNRGQFGATQAGLQQAQGQIIVVLDGDLQDPPEVITELVHRHQRSTFPHGNRVTFAVKTSREDPLWFTLGYGVFRGLQSSLGSAPPAGSGSYCAFDREVAQRVAKVQLRDSNLAWVIAALGYSGETVPYEKQARVDGESRVGAVRLAKEALTSLLLATKPGRSWLSKQHAFTRPKAPLSARRAFIRRTDREIQTLFADLSSAATPITEGELEPLPAPVRRWLVRSGVVDKARPKSVRLRQRGQLRTAPNAPYMTAQADQYFRLQDPAFIWRVEAKLLGLVPFTGRDRYANGHGSMQIELASRISVVDANDDKIAQGALQRFLAEMVWYPTVALEPYVEWTPLSDSAARATLAHAGLQVSADFSFDALGRVVSIAAERFLGGGEDATLQPWRVDCTSWRSLDAVEVPTSGSVAWDLPSGRFIYYRWEIVDLEYDRPAVYEAGSPWK; encoded by the coding sequence ATGGACCTCAGCGTCGTTGTTCCGGTTTTTCGCGAGGCGGCAAGCATCCCCGAGCTCGCGCAGCGCTGCGCCGCCGCGGCCCGTGCGACTGGTCTGGAGTTCGAGCTGGTGTTCGTCGACGACGCCAGCGGAGACGAGAGCGCAGCAGTCATTCGCGATCTGCCCGCGTCACTGCAGGCTCGCGTCCTCGAGCTCGCGCAGAACCGCGGTCAGTTCGGTGCCACCCAAGCAGGGCTTCAGCAGGCGCAGGGGCAGATCATCGTGGTCCTGGATGGCGATCTTCAAGACCCGCCGGAAGTGATCACCGAGCTCGTCCACCGGCACCAACGAAGCACATTTCCCCACGGCAATCGCGTTACCTTCGCGGTGAAGACCAGCCGAGAAGATCCACTTTGGTTCACCTTGGGCTACGGCGTCTTCCGTGGGCTACAGAGCAGCCTGGGTAGCGCTCCGCCGGCGGGCTCTGGCAGCTACTGCGCCTTCGATCGCGAGGTCGCCCAAAGGGTCGCAAAGGTGCAACTAAGGGATTCGAACCTCGCCTGGGTGATCGCCGCGCTGGGTTACTCGGGTGAGACTGTTCCCTACGAGAAGCAAGCCAGGGTCGACGGCGAGTCGCGCGTCGGAGCGGTGCGCTTGGCGAAGGAGGCGCTAACCTCGCTGCTGCTAGCAACGAAACCTGGACGCAGTTGGCTGTCCAAGCAGCACGCATTCACCAGACCGAAGGCGCCCCTCTCGGCACGCCGCGCGTTCATTCGGCGGACGGATCGAGAGATCCAGACTCTGTTTGCCGACCTGTCGAGCGCCGCTACGCCAATCACCGAAGGAGAGCTCGAGCCACTTCCGGCTCCGGTACGCCGCTGGCTCGTGCGCAGCGGAGTCGTTGACAAGGCGCGGCCGAAAAGCGTGCGCTTGAGACAGCGGGGACAACTCCGCACGGCTCCAAACGCGCCATACATGACAGCGCAGGCCGACCAGTACTTTCGGCTCCAAGACCCCGCGTTCATTTGGCGCGTGGAGGCCAAGCTGCTCGGACTCGTGCCCTTCACCGGCCGCGATCGTTACGCCAACGGCCACGGAAGCATGCAGATCGAGCTCGCTTCACGCATCAGCGTCGTCGATGCCAACGACGACAAGATTGCCCAAGGCGCTCTCCAGCGATTCCTTGCGGAGATGGTCTGGTACCCGACCGTCGCGTTGGAACCCTATGTCGAGTGGACGCCACTATCTGACAGTGCTGCGCGAGCGACGCTCGCCCACGCAGGTCTACAGGTCTCAGCAGACTTCAGCTTCGACGCACTCGGGCGCGTCGTTTCCATAGCCGCAGAGCGTTTCCTGGGTGGGGGTGAGGATGCAACGCTTCAACCTTGGCGAGTCGACTGTACGAGCTGGCGCAGCCTCGATGCAGTCGAAGTGCCGACGTCGGGCAGTGTGGCGTGGGATCTACCGAGCGGACGCTTCATCTATTACCGCTGGGAAATAGTTGACCTCGAATACGATCGTCCCGCCGTATACGAAGCTGGTAGCCCCTGGAAGTAG
- a CDS encoding DUF2202 domain-containing protein — MRRFRFVPVILSAALALTSVACTQGQSDTQTPHGNSSQSPSALSAAEQEGLIFTREEEKLARDVYSALADGRPIFDNISSSEQRHFDAIGDLLDKYGLEDPTVGLGAGQFSNPDLQKLYDDLVAQGSHGPDDALEVGCLIEELDIHDLDSALAATTHSDIQSVYENLQRGSRNHLRAFYGNLTSGGGDYTPVHLDQTRFDQIVSSEKEMGGGM, encoded by the coding sequence ATGCGTAGATTCCGCTTCGTGCCTGTTATCTTGAGCGCCGCCCTGGCCCTGACGAGTGTCGCTTGCACCCAAGGGCAATCCGACACTCAAACTCCCCACGGCAATTCGAGCCAAAGTCCAAGCGCGCTCTCGGCTGCCGAGCAAGAAGGCCTGATCTTCACTCGAGAAGAGGAGAAGCTCGCCCGCGACGTGTACAGCGCGCTGGCGGATGGGCGCCCGATCTTCGACAACATCAGCTCGAGTGAGCAACGCCACTTCGATGCGATCGGCGACTTGCTGGATAAGTACGGCCTCGAAGATCCAACCGTCGGACTCGGTGCGGGTCAGTTCTCGAACCCGGACCTGCAGAAGCTCTACGACGACTTGGTTGCTCAAGGGAGCCATGGTCCCGACGACGCCCTCGAGGTCGGCTGCTTGATCGAAGAGCTGGATATCCACGACCTGGATTCGGCCCTCGCAGCAACCACGCACTCGGATATCCAAAGCGTGTACGAGAACCTGCAGCGCGGTTCACGCAACCACTTGCGAGCCTTCTACGGGAACCTCACCTCCGGCGGCGGTGACTACACCCCGGTCCACCTCGATCAAACGAGGTTCGATCAAATCGTGAGTTCCGAAAAAGAGATGGGTGGGGGTATGTGA